A window from Telopea speciosissima isolate NSW1024214 ecotype Mountain lineage chromosome 8, Tspe_v1, whole genome shotgun sequence encodes these proteins:
- the LOC122672039 gene encoding peroxidase 5-like has translation MAMMVRPLTIAILTFTCMVLGSSTPASARGKGDGRHLHVDLYKHTCPKAEQIVSDTVREAIISDPGVAAALVRLQFHDCFVNGCDGSILLNETPSGEPIEMKSPANNNVRGFEVIDEAKTRLEKACPNTVSCADIVAFAARDASVASGLSHYLVPGGRRDGLVSRANDTRGNLPKSTSNVTEMGRVFAKKGMNLFDLVVLSGSHSFGVTHCSAFDYRLYNFSAVQAMDPQLDRLYAYTLKLACPEVKNRDAQVHLDHVTPTRLDNFFYVRLLLGRGLLYSDQVLVEDPKTREIVEMMANDPNMWNREFGKAMIRMSRVGVLTGQQGEIRRNCRFVNK, from the exons ATGGCAATGATGGTGAGGCCTCTGACAATTGCCATTCTTACCTTCACCTGCATGGTCCTTGGTTCATCAACTCCTGCTTCTGCCCGCGGCAAAGGAGATGGACGTCATCTTCACGTCGATCTCTATAAACATACTTGTCCCAAGGCTGAGCAAATCGTCTCCGACACCGTCAGAGAAGCCATCATTTCCGATCCTGGTGTTGCCGCTGCCCTTGTTCGCCTCCAATTCCATGATTGTTTCGTCAAT GGGTGCGATGGTTCAATCTTATTAAATGAAACCCCATCAGGAGAACCTATAGAGATGAAGTCACCAGCAAACAACAATGTACGAGGATTTGAAGTCATCGACGAGGCAAAAACTCGTCTAGAGAAGGCATGCCCCAACACAGTTTCCTGCGCTGACATTGTGGCATTCGCCGCCCGTGATGCCTCCGTAGCTTCCGGTCTTAGCCACTACCTCGTCCCAGGCGGCCGCCGTGATGGGCTCGTTTCCCGAGCTAACGACACCAGAGGGAACTTACCCAAATCCACCAGCAATGTGACTGAGATGGGTAGGGTGTTTGCCAAGAAGGGGATGAACTTGTTTGATTTGGTGGTATTGTCAGGATCACATTCCTTCGGAGTCACTCATTGCTCTGCCTTCGATTATAGGCTCTACAACTTTAGTGCAGTTCAAGCCATGGACCCACAACTCGACCGACTCTATGCTTACACTCTAAAGCTAGCTTGTCCAGAGGTGAAGAACAGAGATGCTCAGGTACACCTCGATCACGTCACCCCTACAAGACTTGATAACTTCTTCTACGTCAGACTCTTGCTTGGGAGAGGTCTGCTTTATTCGGATCAAGTGCTGGTGGAGGACCCCAAGACTCGTGAGATAGTAGAGATGATGGCCAACGATCCTAACATGTGGAATAGGGAGTTTGGAAAAGCCATGATTCGGATGAGTAGGGTTGGTGTGCTAACTGGACAACAAGGAGAGATCAGGAGGAATTGTCGATTTGTTAACAAATga